In a single window of the Candidatus Methylomirabilota bacterium genome:
- the gspE gene encoding type II secretion system ATPase GspE, which translates to MATGQSPRLLGEILVAERLTTADVVAQGLARARTTGERLGEALVALGAVTTEDVLRALARQQNLQFLSRDELPSALPVVKNLSAKYLRQYAVCPVSVENGLLTVATADPLNPLVVDDLQQSTGLAVKLVVSAPDAIGEAIDRTYDGAATPLQRIVEGMEDEGGAAGDEDVNHLRDMAFEAPVVRLVNLLIENAIGAEASDIHIEPFEDTLRVRYRLDGILFEQEAPPRRLQAAVTSRIKLMAEMNIAERRLPQDGRIRVTLHGRRVDIRVSTMPTVHGESIVMRLLDRASVFLPLEKLGFAPDTLARFDALIKRPHGILLVTGPTGSGKTTTLYGALDKINSTDLKIITVEDPVEYQLKGVNQIPVKPKIGLTFATGLRHIVRQDPDVILIGEIRDLETAEIAIQAALTGHLVFSTLHTNDAPGAITRLQDMGVEPYLVASVLEGVLAQRLLRRVCQACRTPDAPNAADLEALGIEGAAGAKLWRGRGCDECRGTGYRGRTGIYELFPITEDARSLILRRAPSRDIRRQAVEHGMVTLRLDGWRKACAGVTTVEEILRVTQEDA; encoded by the coding sequence ATGGCCACCGGGCAGTCTCCCCGCCTGCTGGGCGAAATCCTCGTCGCCGAGCGACTCACCACCGCGGACGTCGTGGCCCAGGGCCTCGCGCGCGCGCGGACGACCGGCGAGCGGCTCGGCGAGGCGCTCGTCGCGCTCGGTGCGGTGACGACCGAGGACGTGCTGCGGGCGCTCGCCAGGCAGCAGAACCTCCAGTTCCTCTCGCGCGACGAGCTGCCGTCCGCGCTGCCGGTGGTCAAGAACCTCTCGGCGAAGTATCTCCGCCAGTACGCGGTCTGTCCCGTCAGCGTCGAGAACGGGCTGCTGACGGTCGCGACCGCCGACCCGCTCAATCCGCTCGTCGTGGACGACCTCCAGCAGTCCACGGGCCTCGCGGTCAAGCTCGTCGTCAGCGCCCCCGACGCGATCGGCGAGGCGATCGACCGGACGTACGACGGCGCGGCGACGCCGCTCCAGCGCATCGTCGAGGGCATGGAAGACGAGGGCGGCGCCGCGGGCGACGAAGACGTGAACCACCTGCGCGACATGGCGTTCGAGGCGCCGGTCGTGCGCCTCGTGAACCTCCTCATCGAGAACGCGATCGGCGCCGAGGCGTCGGACATCCACATCGAGCCCTTCGAGGACACGCTCCGCGTGCGGTACCGGCTCGACGGGATCCTCTTCGAGCAGGAGGCGCCGCCGCGCCGGCTCCAGGCCGCCGTGACCTCGCGCATCAAGCTCATGGCAGAGATGAACATCGCCGAGCGGCGCCTGCCCCAGGACGGGCGCATCCGCGTCACGCTCCACGGCCGGCGCGTCGACATCCGCGTCTCGACGATGCCCACCGTGCACGGTGAATCGATCGTCATGCGGCTCCTCGACCGCGCGAGCGTGTTCCTGCCGCTCGAGAAGCTCGGCTTCGCGCCGGACACGCTCGCGCGCTTCGACGCGCTCATCAAGCGGCCGCACGGGATCCTGCTCGTCACGGGGCCCACCGGCTCCGGCAAGACGACGACGCTCTACGGCGCGCTCGACAAGATCAACTCGACGGACCTCAAGATCATCACGGTCGAGGATCCGGTCGAATACCAGCTGAAGGGCGTCAACCAGATCCCGGTGAAGCCGAAGATCGGGCTCACGTTCGCCACCGGGCTCCGCCACATCGTGCGGCAGGACCCGGACGTGATCCTCATCGGCGAGATCCGCGACCTCGAGACCGCCGAGATCGCGATCCAGGCGGCGCTCACCGGCCACCTCGTCTTCTCGACGCTCCACACCAACGACGCGCCGGGCGCGATCACCCGACTTCAAGATATGGGCGTCGAGCCCTACCTCGTCGCCTCCGTCCTGGAGGGCGTCCTCGCCCAGCGCCTCCTGCGGCGCGTCTGCCAGGCCTGCCGCACGCCCGACGCGCCGAACGCCGCCGACCTCGAGGCGCTCGGCATCGAGGGCGCCGCCGGCGCCAAGCTCTGGCGCGGGCGCGGCTGCGACGAGTGCCGCGGCACCGGCTACCGCGGGCGCACCGGCATCTACGAGCTCTTCCCGATCACGGAGGACGCGCGCAGCCTCATCCTCCGGCGCGCCCCGAG